The Shewanella zhangzhouensis genome has a window encoding:
- the fliD gene encoding flagellar filament capping protein FliD, with the protein MALTATGIGSNLPINDMVSAIVNAEKTPKEALFNRTEDTINAKVSAIGTLKSELAKFQDALKKLQKGSELSIRKVTTGDSLFFKATADKFAQSGTYSIKVEQLAFSHKVAGTNTAAATDTVGEGRLDFTVNGESFGVDVDAADDLNAIAKKINDASDNKGVIATVITSDAGSRLVFSSEETGTANQVSVTATDTSGTGLNDMFNGANLSELQAAQDAILYVDNQKITSSSNEVKGAITGVTLELTKADIGEVGTLTISQDDEAVKANVTGFVDAYNALLDSINKLSSYDADNKKAAALQGDSMIRSLESQLRKMISERVDVNGETVALYDMGIKTDRYGKLEIDSAKLDKAIAEDMSSLEGLFSTTDTGLANRLSDLASTYTKAGGVISTRNDTYNSEKQRLDDQREAFTRKMDALEARLFKQFNAMDLVVASLNQQTTGLIDRLNSLPGVIKG; encoded by the coding sequence ATGGCATTAACTGCAACCGGAATTGGCTCTAACCTGCCCATCAATGACATGGTTTCGGCTATTGTTAACGCAGAGAAAACGCCAAAGGAAGCCCTGTTCAACCGAACAGAGGACACCATCAATGCCAAGGTTTCTGCCATAGGTACCTTAAAGAGCGAACTGGCCAAATTCCAGGATGCACTGAAAAAGCTGCAAAAGGGCAGTGAACTCAGTATCCGTAAAGTGACGACCGGTGACAGTCTCTTTTTTAAAGCGACGGCTGACAAATTTGCCCAAAGTGGCACCTATTCAATCAAAGTTGAGCAACTCGCTTTTTCCCATAAGGTCGCAGGTACCAATACCGCTGCGGCCACCGATACAGTGGGGGAAGGGCGCCTTGACTTCACTGTGAATGGTGAAAGCTTTGGCGTTGATGTTGACGCTGCCGACGATTTAAATGCCATTGCCAAAAAAATTAATGATGCCAGCGATAATAAAGGCGTGATTGCGACCGTCATTACCAGTGATGCGGGCAGTCGCTTGGTATTTTCTTCGGAAGAAACAGGCACAGCCAATCAGGTTAGCGTGACAGCCACTGATACCAGTGGCACAGGTCTAAATGACATGTTTAATGGTGCCAATCTGTCTGAGTTGCAAGCGGCACAAGATGCCATTCTCTATGTCGATAATCAAAAGATTACATCCAGCAGTAATGAGGTAAAAGGCGCTATCACGGGTGTGACTTTAGAATTGACCAAGGCCGATATAGGTGAAGTAGGTACCCTGACTATCTCTCAGGATGACGAAGCGGTGAAGGCAAATGTTACAGGCTTCGTTGACGCCTATAACGCGCTGCTGGATTCCATCAACAAGCTGTCCTCCTACGATGCAGATAATAAGAAAGCTGCCGCGCTGCAGGGTGATTCCATGATTCGTTCCCTGGAGTCGCAGCTGCGTAAGATGATCAGTGAACGGGTCGATGTTAATGGTGAAACGGTCGCCCTCTACGATATGGGTATCAAGACCGACCGCTATGGCAAGCTGGAAATTGACAGTGCCAAGCTGGATAAAGCCATTGCGGAAGACATGAGCTCGCTGGAAGGTTTGTTTTCTACCACAGATACTGGCCTTGCAAATCGTCTTTCTGATCTTGCCAGCACCTACACCAAAGCGGGCGGTGTAATCAGTACCCGCAATGATACCTACAACAGTGAAAAGCAGCGTCTTGATGATCAGCGTGAAGCCTTTACCCGCAAGATGGATGCGTTGGAAGCACGGTTGTTTAAACAGTTTAATGCGATGGATTTGGTGGTTGCTAGCCTCAACCAGCAAACCACAGGCCTGATTGACAGACTTAACTCGCTCCCTGGCGTGATAAAAGGCTAA